A window of Vibrio ishigakensis contains these coding sequences:
- the argE gene encoding acetylornithine deacetylase, with protein sequence MRLPDFVDVYQGLISTSSISSTDPKWDQGNAEVITKLAEWFEGLGFDVTTEEVEPGKVNLMAQLGTGTGGLLLAGHTDTVPFDEGRWNYDPHQLTLDNNRFYGLGTADMKGYFAFILDAVYKMNASGTDWSKQQKPLYILATCDEETTMLGARHFTKEAPFKPDYCIIGEPTSLVPIRGHKGHIANAIRVTGKSGHSSDPSLGVNAIEIMHEVMFALMKLKERLVKEYHHPGFAIPSPTLNLGHIHGGDSANRICGCCELHYDLRPLPGLSLDSLDQLLQEALEPIEAKWPGKLSITPLHEPIPGYECDHKHEFVHSMQDICQTQSQTVNYCTEAPFLQELCPTLVLGPGSIEQAHQPDEFLSLDFIDPTLDILQRSIHKYCF encoded by the coding sequence ATGCGATTACCTGATTTCGTGGACGTTTACCAAGGGCTTATCAGCACCTCGTCTATCAGTTCAACTGACCCCAAATGGGACCAAGGCAATGCCGAGGTAATAACCAAGCTTGCTGAGTGGTTCGAAGGGCTCGGTTTTGATGTAACCACAGAAGAGGTTGAGCCAGGCAAGGTTAACCTGATGGCTCAGTTGGGAACTGGCACAGGTGGACTGCTATTGGCAGGACATACAGATACCGTGCCTTTCGATGAAGGACGCTGGAACTACGACCCGCATCAATTGACCTTAGATAACAACCGCTTCTACGGTCTTGGCACCGCAGATATGAAGGGCTATTTCGCCTTTATTCTGGATGCAGTGTATAAAATGAATGCCAGTGGCACCGACTGGAGCAAACAGCAAAAACCTCTTTATATCCTCGCCACCTGCGATGAAGAGACCACTATGCTGGGCGCGAGGCACTTCACCAAGGAGGCACCATTCAAGCCTGATTACTGCATTATTGGCGAGCCAACCAGCCTAGTGCCTATCCGAGGACACAAGGGGCACATAGCCAATGCCATTCGAGTCACAGGTAAGTCTGGGCACTCGTCTGATCCTTCTCTGGGTGTCAATGCAATCGAGATTATGCATGAAGTGATGTTCGCGCTGATGAAGCTAAAAGAGCGTTTGGTAAAAGAGTACCATCACCCGGGATTTGCTATTCCCAGCCCAACCCTGAACCTTGGACATATTCATGGCGGCGATAGTGCCAACCGCATCTGTGGCTGTTGTGAGCTTCACTATGACCTGCGTCCACTGCCGGGTCTAAGTCTGGACAGCCTTGACCAACTTCTGCAAGAGGCCCTCGAGCCTATCGAAGCCAAATGGCCAGGCAAACTTTCCATCACACCGCTGCATGAGCCCATCCCGGGCTATGAGTGCGACCACAAGCATGAGTTTGTTCATTCAATGCAGGATATCTGTCAAACCCAGTCTCAAACGGTTAACTACTGTACTGAAGCACCGTTTTTGCAAGAGCTCTGCCCTACCTTGGTGCTTGGCCCTGGATCAATCGAACAAGCCCACCAGCCAGATGAATTTCTGAGCCTAGACTTTATCGATCCAACCTTGGACATACTTCAGCGCTCCATTCATAAGTACTGCTTTTAA
- a CDS encoding O-succinylhomoserine (thiol)-lyase, producing the protein MSSKHKSSTIAVRTGIESDTQHHAVVPPIYLSTNYGFPSFGDVPKYDYTRSGNPNRGLLETALFELESGKGAVVTNCGTSALNLWVSAFLGPDDLIIAPHDCYGGTYRLFNTRARKGDFKVEFVDQSNEEAFAEALAKNPKLILLETPSNPLVRVVDIAKVCAQAKEVGALVGVDNTFLTPIFQKPLELGADFVIHSTTKYINGHSDVIGGVVITKSEEHAEELAWWGNCIGATGTPFDSYMTLRGIRTLGARMRVHEESSQQILQFLQTQSRVKTIYHPSLPEHPGHEIAKRQQSGFGSMLSFEFNGSMEELKTFVSGLKLFSLAESLGGVESLICHPATMTHRAMGEEALAEAGVSHFLLRLSVGLEDSEDLIADLQQALELVGA; encoded by the coding sequence ATGAGCAGTAAACATAAATCATCCACGATAGCGGTTCGTACCGGTATCGAGTCAGACACTCAGCACCACGCTGTTGTGCCACCTATCTATCTTTCTACTAACTACGGCTTCCCTTCATTTGGTGACGTGCCTAAGTATGATTACACCCGCTCTGGTAACCCAAACCGCGGTCTTTTGGAAACAGCGCTGTTTGAGCTTGAGTCTGGTAAGGGCGCAGTTGTGACTAACTGCGGTACCTCAGCACTAAACCTGTGGGTATCGGCTTTCCTTGGTCCTGATGACCTGATTATCGCGCCGCACGATTGCTACGGTGGTACCTATCGCTTGTTCAACACTCGCGCTCGTAAGGGTGACTTCAAGGTTGAGTTTGTAGACCAATCGAACGAAGAAGCGTTTGCTGAAGCACTAGCTAAAAACCCAAAGCTTATCCTGCTTGAGACTCCATCTAACCCTTTGGTTCGCGTGGTAGATATCGCTAAGGTGTGTGCTCAAGCAAAAGAAGTGGGAGCGTTGGTGGGTGTGGACAATACCTTTTTGACACCGATATTCCAAAAGCCTCTAGAGCTCGGTGCTGACTTCGTTATCCACTCCACTACGAAGTACATCAATGGTCACTCGGATGTGATCGGTGGCGTGGTGATCACCAAGAGTGAAGAACATGCAGAAGAGCTGGCTTGGTGGGGCAACTGTATCGGTGCAACCGGTACGCCATTTGATAGTTATATGACGTTGCGCGGCATTCGCACCCTAGGCGCACGTATGCGCGTGCACGAAGAGAGCTCGCAGCAGATCCTGCAGTTTCTTCAGACCCAATCTCGCGTTAAGACCATCTATCACCCAAGCCTTCCTGAACATCCTGGTCATGAGATTGCTAAGCGTCAGCAGAGTGGTTTCGGTAGCATGCTGAGCTTTGAATTCAATGGTTCGATGGAAGAGCTGAAGACCTTTGTTAGCGGTCTGAAGCTATTCTCGCTTGCTGAGTCTTTGGGTGGTGTGGAGAGCCTTATCTGTCACCCAGCCACTATGACTCATAGAGCTATGGGTGAAGAGGCACTGGCAGAAGCAGGTGTTTCTCATTTCTTGTTGCGCCTGTCTGTAGGCCTTGAAGATTCAGAAGATTTGATTGCTGACCTACAACAAGCACTAGAACTAGTAGGGGCATAA
- the rpmE gene encoding 50S ribosomal protein L31, producing MKAGIHPEYKAVTATCSCGNTFEFNSTLAKESIHLDVCDKCHPFYTGKQRIVDTGGRVDRFNKRFGALSSKK from the coding sequence ATGAAAGCAGGTATCCACCCTGAATACAAAGCTGTAACAGCAACTTGTTCTTGCGGCAACACTTTTGAGTTCAACTCAACTCTAGCTAAAGAATCTATCCACCTAGACGTGTGTGACAAGTGCCACCCATTCTACACTGGTAAGCAGCGTATCGTTGATACAGGCGGCCGTGTAGATCGCTTCAACAAGCGTTTCGGTGCTCTTTCTTCTAAGAAATAA
- a CDS encoding malic enzyme-like NAD(P)-binding protein — MTDEHSANDFRQQALDYHEFPRPGKIGVELTTPADSVKDLSLAYSPGVAEPVREIAQNVDNVYKYTAKGNMVAVISNGTAILGLGNLGPMASKPVMEGKALLFKRFAGLDSIDIEVKHRTIDEFVDTVAAIADTFGGINLEDIKAPDCFEIESRLIERCDVPVFHDDQHGTAIVTAAGMLNAIELQGKQLCDSTIVCLGAGAAAVACMELLIKCGAQREKIYMLDRKGVIHTRREDLNEYKQLFANNTDKRTLEDVIEGADLFLGVSGPNLLSPEALALMGDKPVVFACSNPDPEIKPELAHEVRSDLIMGTGRSDYPNQVNNVICFPFIFRGALDVRASEINIEMKLAAVEAIRQLAKEPVPQAVLDAAGVDALEFGSGYIIPKPMDPRLLPRVATAVAKAAIESGVARIELPEGYMQG, encoded by the coding sequence ATGACAGATGAACACTCGGCCAATGACTTTCGTCAGCAAGCCCTCGACTACCATGAATTCCCTCGCCCAGGCAAAATTGGTGTAGAACTGACTACTCCGGCTGACTCGGTAAAAGATTTATCTCTGGCTTACAGCCCAGGCGTGGCTGAGCCAGTGCGTGAAATCGCGCAGAATGTGGATAACGTCTACAAGTACACAGCCAAGGGCAATATGGTAGCGGTTATCTCAAACGGTACGGCGATTCTTGGTTTGGGTAACCTGGGGCCTATGGCTTCAAAACCTGTTATGGAAGGTAAGGCTCTACTGTTTAAGCGCTTTGCAGGCCTAGATTCTATCGATATCGAGGTTAAGCACCGCACCATCGATGAGTTTGTCGATACGGTTGCAGCTATCGCAGATACCTTTGGTGGTATTAATCTTGAAGATATCAAGGCGCCAGACTGCTTTGAGATCGAGAGCCGTCTGATTGAACGCTGTGACGTGCCTGTATTCCACGATGACCAACATGGTACAGCTATCGTAACTGCTGCAGGTATGCTGAATGCTATCGAACTGCAGGGCAAACAGCTTTGTGACTCAACCATCGTATGTCTTGGCGCAGGTGCTGCGGCTGTGGCATGTATGGAGCTTTTGATTAAGTGCGGCGCACAGCGTGAGAAGATCTACATGCTTGACCGTAAGGGTGTGATTCACACTCGTCGTGAAGACCTAAACGAATACAAGCAGCTGTTTGCGAACAATACCGATAAACGCACTCTAGAAGATGTTATCGAGGGGGCTGACCTCTTCTTGGGTGTATCGGGACCAAATCTACTTTCTCCTGAGGCGCTTGCGCTTATGGGTGATAAGCCGGTGGTATTTGCGTGTTCAAACCCAGATCCAGAGATCAAGCCTGAGCTTGCTCACGAGGTTCGTAGTGACCTTATTATGGGTACAGGTCGTTCTGACTATCCAAACCAGGTGAACAACGTAATCTGTTTCCCATTCATCTTCCGCGGTGCGCTGGATGTGCGTGCAAGCGAGATCAACATTGAGATGAAGCTTGCAGCAGTTGAGGCGATTCGCCAGTTAGCCAAAGAGCCTGTACCACAAGCGGTATTGGATGCGGCAGGTGTTGATGCCCTAGAGTTTGGTTCTGGCTATATCATTCCTAAGCCAATGGACCCACGCCTGTTGCCACGCGTTGCAACCGCAGTTGCTAAAGCGGCGATAGAATCTGGTGTGGCTCGTATCGAGCTACCAGAAGGCTATATGCAAGGCTAA
- a CDS encoding PadR family transcriptional regulator, with protein sequence MSLPYVILTVLSTRDATGYDITKEFSYSIGYFWKASHQQVYRELNKLAANDMVTCELQPQSGKPDKKIYSITEKGREALASWFDQPIAHPAVRDEFAAKLYACEVQPSEGFSDQLQLALSDSRKLVQFYQEIENSHYSDVRLLNQREKIERLALRRNLLTRQAWNEWAEEVLSEIA encoded by the coding sequence ATGTCATTACCATACGTTATCTTAACCGTACTGAGCACACGCGATGCAACTGGGTACGACATTACTAAAGAGTTTTCCTATAGCATTGGCTATTTCTGGAAAGCGAGTCATCAGCAGGTTTACCGCGAGTTAAACAAACTAGCAGCCAATGATATGGTTACCTGTGAACTGCAACCTCAATCGGGCAAGCCGGATAAGAAGATCTATTCGATTACCGAGAAAGGTCGCGAAGCGCTAGCAAGCTGGTTCGATCAACCTATTGCACACCCTGCGGTGCGCGATGAGTTTGCAGCTAAGCTATATGCATGTGAAGTGCAGCCTTCAGAGGGCTTCTCAGATCAACTGCAACTGGCTCTTAGTGACTCACGTAAACTGGTGCAGTTCTATCAAGAAATTGAGAACTCACACTACTCTGATGTACGTCTACTCAATCAAAGAGAGAAGATCGAACGCTTAGCACTGCGTCGTAACCTTCTTACTCGCCAAGCTTGGAATGAATGGGCTGAGGAAGTACTGAGCGAAATCGCTTAA
- the metJ gene encoding met regulon transcriptional regulator MetJ: MADWNGEYISPYAEHGKKSTQVKKITVSIPLKVLKILTDERTRRQINNLRHATNSELLCEAFLHAYTGQPLPTDEDLRKDRPDEIPTEAKEIMADLGIELETFDD, encoded by the coding sequence ATGGCAGATTGGAACGGCGAATACATCAGCCCGTATGCAGAACATGGCAAGAAAAGCACCCAAGTAAAGAAGATCACTGTATCTATCCCTCTTAAAGTGCTTAAGATTTTGACCGACGAAAGAACACGACGCCAAATCAACAACTTGCGTCACGCAACCAACAGTGAACTACTGTGTGAAGCCTTCTTGCACGCCTATACCGGTCAACCTCTTCCAACCGATGAAGACCTGAGAAAAGACCGTCCAGACGAGATCCCAACTGAAGCCAAGGAGATCATGGCTGACCTAGGTATCGAACTAGAGACCTTCGACGATTAA
- the ppc gene encoding phosphoenolpyruvate carboxylase — MNSKYSALTSNVKMLGNLLGNTIKEAHGEEILNKVETIRQLSKAARNGSQEDRQALINEIETLPDEQFIPVARAFSQFLNLTNIAEQYHTISRHCEEHVCEPDVIQSLFSKLAEQKISPEQASDAIKNLNIELVLTAHPTEITRRTMINKLVKINDCLSKLELTDIPHRERVKTERRLEQLIAQSWHSDVIRKQRPTPLDEAKWGFAVVENSLWEAVPEFLRELNDKVSTHLDEKLPIDARPVHFSSWVGGDRDGNPFVTHKITQQVLWLSRAKAAELYYADIQELISELSMTQANDTVREMANDNHEPYRAILKELRTLLKNTTKVIDAKTQGTEVPNLPILESADQLWTPLQAIYESLNETGMRVIANGSLLDTLRRIKCFGVHLVRLDIRQESTRHSNVLSEVTRYLGLGDYDQWSEQDKVAFLVKELSSNRPLIPHNWEPSEEVKEVLDTCKTIAQHPKEAFGAYVISMARTASDVLAVHLLLRESGCPFRLGVCPLFETLDDLNNSEEVMQQLFNIDWYRGFIQGEQMVMIGYSDSAKDAGVMAAGWAQYDAMDKLVKVSEKENIDLTLFHGRGGTIGRGGAPAHAALLSQPPKSLKGGLRVTEQGEMIRFKLGLPQVAVNSLNLYSSAILEANLLPPPEPKKEWRDLMEVLSQVSCDAYRGVVRGEPDFVPYFRAATPELELGKLPLGSRPSKRNPKGGVESLRAIPWIFSWSQNRLVLPAWLGAGEAIQYSIDQGHQKLLEEMCREWPFFSTRLGMLEMVFYKCSSEISKLYDQKLTDPSLWRLGDNLRAQMVKDIEAVLKVENNENLMQSDPWGLESIRLRNIYVEPLNMLQVELLKRTRQTEEDNPELEEAMMMTIAGIAAGMRNTG, encoded by the coding sequence ATGAACTCTAAGTATTCAGCCCTTACTAGTAACGTTAAGATGCTAGGAAACCTACTCGGTAACACGATTAAAGAGGCCCACGGAGAGGAGATACTCAACAAGGTTGAGACTATTCGTCAACTGTCCAAAGCGGCTCGCAATGGCAGTCAAGAAGACCGTCAGGCGTTAATCAATGAAATCGAGACGCTACCTGATGAGCAATTCATCCCAGTAGCACGCGCTTTCAGTCAGTTCTTGAACCTGACTAATATCGCCGAGCAATACCACACCATCTCTCGCCATTGCGAAGAGCACGTGTGCGAACCTGACGTAATTCAAAGTCTTTTCAGCAAACTAGCTGAGCAGAAAATCTCTCCAGAGCAAGCCTCTGATGCTATCAAGAACCTAAATATCGAACTGGTTCTTACTGCACACCCAACCGAAATCACCCGTCGTACCATGATCAACAAGCTAGTTAAGATAAACGATTGTTTGTCTAAGCTAGAGCTGACCGACATCCCGCATAGAGAGCGAGTAAAGACCGAGCGCCGCCTAGAGCAGTTGATTGCTCAGAGCTGGCACTCCGACGTTATCCGTAAGCAGCGCCCTACTCCACTTGATGAAGCCAAATGGGGTTTTGCGGTAGTTGAAAACTCACTATGGGAAGCGGTGCCTGAGTTCCTTCGTGAACTGAACGACAAGGTTTCTACCCACCTAGATGAAAAGCTACCGATCGACGCACGTCCGGTACACTTCTCTTCTTGGGTTGGTGGTGACCGCGATGGTAACCCATTCGTTACCCACAAGATCACCCAGCAGGTATTGTGGTTATCGCGCGCTAAAGCAGCAGAGCTTTACTACGCTGATATCCAAGAGCTGATCTCTGAGCTTTCTATGACTCAGGCGAACGACACCGTTCGTGAGATGGCTAACGATAACCACGAACCATATCGTGCCATCCTCAAAGAGCTTCGCACCCTACTTAAGAACACCACTAAGGTGATTGATGCTAAGACTCAAGGCACTGAGGTCCCTAACCTGCCAATCCTTGAATCAGCTGATCAGCTTTGGACTCCGCTTCAGGCTATCTATGAATCACTGAACGAGACCGGCATGCGCGTTATCGCCAACGGCTCACTGCTAGATACCCTGCGTCGTATCAAGTGCTTCGGTGTTCACCTAGTTCGCTTGGATATCCGTCAAGAGAGTACCCGCCACTCAAACGTGCTATCTGAAGTGACTCGTTACCTTGGTCTAGGCGACTACGATCAGTGGAGCGAGCAAGACAAGGTTGCCTTCTTGGTGAAAGAGCTAAGCTCGAACCGACCTCTTATCCCACACAACTGGGAGCCCTCTGAAGAGGTTAAAGAGGTTTTGGACACCTGTAAGACAATCGCTCAACACCCTAAAGAAGCGTTTGGTGCCTACGTTATCTCTATGGCGCGTACAGCATCGGATGTGCTAGCAGTTCACCTTCTTTTGCGTGAATCGGGTTGTCCGTTCCGTCTGGGTGTTTGTCCACTGTTTGAAACCCTAGATGACCTCAACAACTCTGAAGAGGTAATGCAGCAGCTATTCAATATCGACTGGTACCGTGGATTCATCCAAGGTGAGCAGATGGTAATGATCGGCTACTCTGATTCAGCCAAAGACGCAGGTGTTATGGCTGCTGGTTGGGCTCAGTATGATGCGATGGATAAGCTGGTTAAGGTTTCTGAGAAAGAGAACATCGACCTAACTCTGTTCCACGGTCGTGGCGGTACTATTGGTCGTGGTGGTGCTCCTGCACACGCGGCACTGTTATCTCAGCCACCTAAATCGCTAAAAGGCGGCCTACGTGTAACCGAACAAGGCGAGATGATCCGCTTTAAGCTGGGTCTACCTCAGGTTGCGGTAAACAGCTTGAACCTATACTCGAGCGCTATCCTAGAAGCTAACCTTCTTCCGCCTCCAGAGCCGAAGAAAGAGTGGCGCGACCTGATGGAAGTGCTGTCTCAGGTTTCTTGTGATGCTTATCGTGGCGTAGTTCGTGGCGAACCAGACTTTGTACCTTACTTCCGCGCAGCAACGCCTGAGCTAGAGCTTGGCAAACTGCCTCTTGGTTCTCGTCCATCTAAGCGTAATCCGAAAGGTGGTGTGGAAAGCTTACGTGCTATCCCATGGATCTTCTCTTGGAGCCAGAACCGCTTAGTACTCCCTGCATGGCTAGGTGCTGGTGAAGCAATCCAATACTCTATCGACCAAGGCCATCAGAAGCTTCTGGAAGAGATGTGTCGCGAATGGCCATTCTTCTCAACACGCCTAGGTATGCTAGAGATGGTGTTCTATAAGTGCAGCAGCGAGATCTCTAAGCTGTACGATCAGAAGCTTACCGACCCATCACTGTGGCGCTTGGGTGATAATCTACGTGCGCAGATGGTGAAAGACATCGAAGCGGTACTTAAGGTCGAAAACAACGAAAACCTAATGCAGAGCGACCCTTGGGGCCTAGAGTCCATTCGTCTTCGCAACATCTATGTTGAGCCACTCAACATGCTTCAGGTTGAACTTCTGAAACGTACTCGCCAAACAGAAGAAGACAACCCAGAGCTCGAAGAGGCTATGATGATGACCATCGCTGGTATCGCAGCAGGTATGCGAAACACAGGTTAA
- a CDS encoding bifunctional aspartate kinase/homoserine dehydrogenase II, translating into MTQLHKFGGSSLANAECFRRVATILKEHSDSHDLVVVSAAGSTTNNLLKWLGALEKDGRVAHEILLELRAYQNQLIEDLLPQEKAEPLQEKLNGELAELGAALTPLSEVEKAAVLGHGEVWSSRLLAALLNHQDMESVALDSRDFLRAEMGTQPEIDRGLSWPLIKAVLAQHPHCRKVITGFMAQNSQGQTVLLGRNGSDYSATIIGALAEANKVTIWSDVAGVYSADPRVVSDACLLPLLRLDEANELARLAAPVLHSRTLQPVAQSAMDLELRCSHQPEFGSTRIERVLASGRGAKIVTSLDDVNLIELTVAHSHDFEALEPQVLSVLNKAQLAPLAYESQLDNRCIRLAYTGELLPGVIACIEGSSLEVGLEVKSGYSLVAAVGAGVTNNANHCYGFYQQLKNTPVEFMFESETELSLIAVLKQAEVPLLLESIHTQLFQAQKRVGLILCGKGNIGSNWVELFAEQKDELEKRHSMSFDLISVVSSDRYWFDENGIDAKTVNNRFRDEAIAIEEDWLVQVSKQTTYDELVVLDVTASQEVSDRYLEFAEHGMHLISANKLAGSAKSEFYHQVQDLFSKTGRHWLYNATVGAGLPVNHTVRDLRESGDDIVALAGIFSGTLSWLFQQYDGAVPFSELVDLAWQQGLTEPDPRSDLDGTDVMRKLVILARESGLDIEPENVKVESLVPETLLGLHVDDFFSQAHLLNEILQERLEKAQSQGKVLRYVARLTKEGEATVGVEALEEHHALANLLPCDNIFAIESKWYKDNPLVIRGPGAGREVTAGALQSDLNRLSGLL; encoded by the coding sequence ATGACACAGTTACATAAGTTTGGTGGCAGTAGCCTAGCGAATGCAGAGTGCTTTCGTCGCGTTGCCACCATTTTAAAAGAGCACTCTGACAGCCACGATCTAGTGGTGGTTTCAGCTGCAGGTTCTACCACAAACAACTTACTTAAATGGCTGGGTGCGTTAGAGAAAGATGGTCGCGTGGCACATGAGATCTTGCTCGAGCTGCGTGCCTATCAGAACCAACTTATTGAAGACCTGCTTCCACAAGAAAAGGCTGAGCCACTTCAAGAGAAGCTCAATGGTGAGTTGGCAGAGCTGGGTGCTGCACTAACTCCACTATCTGAGGTGGAGAAAGCCGCGGTATTGGGGCACGGTGAGGTTTGGTCTTCACGCCTTCTAGCAGCACTTCTCAATCACCAAGATATGGAATCGGTAGCTCTCGACTCGCGCGACTTCCTGCGCGCTGAGATGGGTACACAGCCTGAGATTGACCGTGGTCTGTCTTGGCCTCTGATTAAGGCTGTGCTTGCTCAGCATCCACATTGTCGTAAGGTAATCACAGGCTTTATGGCACAGAATTCACAGGGCCAAACTGTACTTCTTGGTCGTAACGGCTCCGACTACTCAGCAACCATTATTGGTGCCTTAGCTGAAGCGAATAAGGTGACTATCTGGAGTGATGTGGCAGGCGTATATAGCGCAGACCCACGTGTGGTTTCTGATGCATGTCTGCTTCCTCTTCTTCGTTTGGATGAGGCTAACGAGTTGGCTCGTCTAGCGGCTCCTGTTCTGCACAGCCGCACCTTACAGCCGGTAGCGCAAAGTGCAATGGACCTTGAGCTGCGTTGTAGTCATCAACCAGAATTTGGTTCTACACGTATCGAACGTGTATTGGCATCGGGCCGTGGTGCCAAGATCGTGACCTCGCTAGATGATGTAAATCTGATTGAGTTAACCGTTGCTCATTCACACGACTTTGAAGCGCTTGAGCCACAAGTACTGAGCGTGTTGAACAAGGCGCAACTAGCACCGCTTGCTTACGAGTCTCAGCTAGACAATCGTTGTATTCGCCTTGCCTATACAGGTGAGTTATTGCCGGGTGTTATTGCATGCATCGAGGGTTCATCCCTTGAAGTGGGTCTAGAAGTAAAATCGGGTTATTCCTTGGTGGCGGCGGTAGGCGCTGGAGTTACTAATAATGCTAACCACTGTTATGGCTTCTATCAGCAACTAAAGAACACGCCAGTTGAGTTTATGTTCGAGTCGGAGACCGAGCTAAGTTTGATTGCAGTGCTAAAACAGGCTGAGGTACCTCTGCTTCTGGAGTCTATCCATACTCAGCTGTTCCAAGCGCAAAAGCGCGTCGGTCTCATCCTATGTGGTAAGGGTAATATAGGTTCAAACTGGGTCGAGCTATTCGCTGAGCAAAAAGACGAGCTGGAGAAGCGTCATAGTATGAGCTTCGATCTCATCTCTGTGGTTTCGAGCGATCGCTATTGGTTTGATGAAAACGGCATCGACGCCAAGACGGTAAACAACCGTTTCCGCGACGAAGCCATTGCTATCGAAGAAGACTGGCTGGTTCAGGTAAGCAAACAGACTACCTACGATGAGCTGGTGGTATTGGATGTGACTGCAAGCCAAGAGGTATCAGACCGCTATCTTGAATTTGCTGAGCACGGCATGCATCTGATCTCTGCTAACAAGCTGGCAGGTTCGGCAAAGAGTGAGTTCTATCATCAGGTTCAGGACCTGTTCTCTAAAACCGGTCGCCACTGGCTATACAATGCAACTGTGGGTGCAGGCCTTCCTGTAAACCATACGGTGCGTGACCTTAGAGAGAGTGGTGATGACATCGTAGCCCTTGCCGGGATCTTCTCTGGCACGCTTTCTTGGCTATTCCAGCAATACGATGGTGCGGTGCCATTCAGCGAGTTGGTAGACCTAGCTTGGCAGCAGGGCTTAACTGAACCTGACCCTCGCTCTGACCTAGATGGTACGGATGTAATGCGCAAGCTAGTAATTCTAGCGCGTGAATCTGGTCTAGATATCGAGCCTGAGAATGTGAAGGTAGAGTCTCTGGTTCCTGAGACCTTGCTTGGTCTGCATGTGGATGACTTCTTCTCGCAGGCGCATCTTCTGAATGAGATTCTTCAAGAGCGTCTAGAGAAGGCTCAATCGCAAGGTAAGGTGCTTCGCTATGTGGCGCGTTTGACTAAAGAGGGCGAAGCCACTGTAGGCGTTGAGGCTCTTGAGGAGCACCATGCACTGGCGAACCTGCTTCCGTGTGACAACATCTTTGCTATCGAGAGCAAGTGGTACAAAGACAACCCGCTAGTTATCCGCGGTCCGGGTGCGGGACGAGAGGTGACGGCTGGTGCGCTCCAGTCAGACCTGAACAGACTTTCTGGTCTTCTATAA
- the metF gene encoding methylenetetrahydrofolate reductase codes for MGYTHASHIDALNQNIAELSDNINVSFEFFPPSSEKMEETLWNSVHRLKTLQPKFVSVTYGANSGERDRTHSIIKEIKSQTGLVAAPHLTCIDASRDELINIADDYWNNGIKSIVALRGDIPPGGGKPDMYASDLVELLKARHDFDISVAAFPEVHPEAKSAQSDLLNLKRKVDAGANRAITQFFFDVESYLRFRDRSVAAGIDVEIVPGILPVSNFKQASRFAAMNNVKVPGWMSQQFEGLDDDPTTRQLVGASQAIDMVRILSREGVKDFHFYTLNRAEMTYALCHTLGVRPQTA; via the coding sequence ATGGGATATACGCACGCCAGTCACATTGATGCACTGAATCAGAACATTGCAGAGCTCTCTGACAACATCAATGTCTCATTCGAATTTTTCCCGCCGAGCAGTGAAAAGATGGAAGAGACGCTATGGAATTCAGTTCATCGTCTGAAAACACTTCAGCCTAAGTTTGTATCGGTAACCTATGGTGCCAACTCAGGTGAGCGTGACCGTACTCACTCCATCATAAAAGAGATCAAGAGCCAGACAGGCCTAGTTGCGGCACCGCACCTGACCTGTATCGATGCCTCTCGTGATGAGCTTATCAATATTGCCGATGACTACTGGAACAATGGTATCAAGAGTATCGTAGCCCTACGTGGTGATATTCCACCGGGTGGCGGTAAGCCTGATATGTATGCTTCTGACTTGGTAGAGCTTCTGAAAGCCCGCCATGACTTCGATATCTCTGTGGCAGCCTTCCCTGAGGTTCACCCAGAAGCGAAAAGTGCTCAATCCGATCTGCTTAACCTAAAGCGTAAGGTAGATGCGGGCGCTAACCGTGCTATCACTCAGTTCTTCTTTGATGTAGAGAGCTATCTAAGATTCCGTGACCGCAGTGTTGCTGCAGGTATCGATGTAGAGATCGTTCCGGGTATCCTGCCTGTATCCAACTTCAAGCAGGCATCGCGCTTTGCGGCTATGAACAACGTTAAGGTTCCTGGCTGGATGTCTCAGCAGTTTGAAGGTCTAGATGATGATCCAACAACTCGTCAGTTAGTAGGTGCAAGCCAGGCTATCGACATGGTGCGTATCCTAAGTCGTGAGGGAGTGAAGGACTTCCACTTCTATACCCTAAACCGCGCCGAGATGACCTATGCACTGTGCCATACCCTCGGTGTGAGACCACAAACCGCATAA